A genomic window from Anoplolepis gracilipes chromosome 6, ASM4749672v1, whole genome shotgun sequence includes:
- the LOC140667073 gene encoding uncharacterized protein isoform X1, translating to MLGGCDNKFSTFYFTTVSSSFVPERSTYGSPDAICIRLHDAFRDEESIVNTLMSRKINVCATVLLVLLELTTSAMVLPRPPSSHPNRIRQDEDLSARKALEGKSLTSHGVPARDVNIDRPEDYRFVEIELRNADEMDAANLQGLMHAMLNQQQSSEQPQIPSDPGYPNPEVIPHSILGVRDMGLSPNYRLDTFDDDKRILLRASPKLQSLDEKLYYLKNGRPRVYVNVRGHSGSFRKETPSTLTATPSEGAVGFLRVTRPFERQTDWKTRDRKARPPKKFDRRVDGVVSSKSQEVGSKTNDQVTFYERMDDPSTTENSMVTSSELPKQIPAPPSKIRTLMAQTTPVQRYAFRRTDILPGYGFIEE from the exons ATGCTCGGAGGCTGCGACAATAAATTCTCCACGTTCTACTTTACTACCGTTTCGTCTTCATTCGTTCCCGAGAGATCTACATACGGATCGCCCGATGCGATCTGCATTAGATTGCACGACGCCTTTCGAGACGAAGAATCGATTGTAAATACGCT AATGTCGCGGAAAATCAATGTCTGCGCCACCGTGTTGCTCGTCCTGCTCGAGCTGACCACGTCGGCGATGGTTCTGCCGAGGCCGCCCTCGTCGCATCCTAATCGCATCCGTCAGGATGAGGACTTGTCGGCGCGCAAAGCGCTCGAAGGCAAGTCTCTGACGTCACACGGCGTTCCCGCGCGAGACGTCAACATAGATAGACCCGAGGACTACAG ATTCGTCGAAATCGAGCTGCGAAACGCGGACGAGATGGATGCCGCGAATCTGCAAGGCCTGATGCACGCGATGCTGAATCAACAGCAGAGCAGCGAGCAGCCGCAAATACCGAGCGATCCCGGTTACCCGAATCCCGAGGTGATCCCGCACTCGATCCTCGGCGTGCGCGACATGGGACTGAGCCCAAATTATCGGCTGGACACCTTCGACGACGATAAGCGGATCCTATTGAGAGCATCGCCGAAACTGCAGAGCCTCGACGAGAAGCTGTACTACTTGAAGAACGGTCGACCTAGAGTCTACGTAAACGTACGCGGACACAGTGGTTCCTTTCGCAAGGAAACTCCTTCGACCTTGACGGCAACCCCCAGCGAGGGCGCGGTGGGATTCCTCAGGGTAACCCGACCATTCGAGAGGCAGACCGACTGGAAGACGCGAGATAGGAAAGCTCGACCGCCCAAAAAGTTTGATCGTCGCGTCGATGGTGTCGTTTCGTCCAAGAGCCAGGAGGTAGGTAGCAAGACAAACGACCAAGTGACGTTCTACGAAAGAATGGACGATCCGTCAACCACGGAGAATTCCATGGTCACGTCCAGCGAACTGCCCAAACAAATACCCGCGCCGCCCAGCAAGATACGGACCTTGATGGCGCAAACCACACCTGTGCAAAGGTACGCGTTTAGAAGGACGGATATCTTGCCGGGGTACGGCTTCATCgaagaataa
- the LOC140667073 gene encoding uncharacterized protein isoform X2, whose product MSRKINVCATVLLVLLELTTSAMVLPRPPSSHPNRIRQDEDLSARKALEGKSLTSHGVPARDVNIDRPEDYRFVEIELRNADEMDAANLQGLMHAMLNQQQSSEQPQIPSDPGYPNPEVIPHSILGVRDMGLSPNYRLDTFDDDKRILLRASPKLQSLDEKLYYLKNGRPRVYVNVRGHSGSFRKETPSTLTATPSEGAVGFLRVTRPFERQTDWKTRDRKARPPKKFDRRVDGVVSSKSQEVGSKTNDQVTFYERMDDPSTTENSMVTSSELPKQIPAPPSKIRTLMAQTTPVQRYAFRRTDILPGYGFIEE is encoded by the exons ATGTCGCGGAAAATCAATGTCTGCGCCACCGTGTTGCTCGTCCTGCTCGAGCTGACCACGTCGGCGATGGTTCTGCCGAGGCCGCCCTCGTCGCATCCTAATCGCATCCGTCAGGATGAGGACTTGTCGGCGCGCAAAGCGCTCGAAGGCAAGTCTCTGACGTCACACGGCGTTCCCGCGCGAGACGTCAACATAGATAGACCCGAGGACTACAG ATTCGTCGAAATCGAGCTGCGAAACGCGGACGAGATGGATGCCGCGAATCTGCAAGGCCTGATGCACGCGATGCTGAATCAACAGCAGAGCAGCGAGCAGCCGCAAATACCGAGCGATCCCGGTTACCCGAATCCCGAGGTGATCCCGCACTCGATCCTCGGCGTGCGCGACATGGGACTGAGCCCAAATTATCGGCTGGACACCTTCGACGACGATAAGCGGATCCTATTGAGAGCATCGCCGAAACTGCAGAGCCTCGACGAGAAGCTGTACTACTTGAAGAACGGTCGACCTAGAGTCTACGTAAACGTACGCGGACACAGTGGTTCCTTTCGCAAGGAAACTCCTTCGACCTTGACGGCAACCCCCAGCGAGGGCGCGGTGGGATTCCTCAGGGTAACCCGACCATTCGAGAGGCAGACCGACTGGAAGACGCGAGATAGGAAAGCTCGACCGCCCAAAAAGTTTGATCGTCGCGTCGATGGTGTCGTTTCGTCCAAGAGCCAGGAGGTAGGTAGCAAGACAAACGACCAAGTGACGTTCTACGAAAGAATGGACGATCCGTCAACCACGGAGAATTCCATGGTCACGTCCAGCGAACTGCCCAAACAAATACCCGCGCCGCCCAGCAAGATACGGACCTTGATGGCGCAAACCACACCTGTGCAAAGGTACGCGTTTAGAAGGACGGATATCTTGCCGGGGTACGGCTTCATCgaagaataa
- the LOC140667067 gene encoding unconventional myosin-Ie codes for MVYHWQSQNVKISGVDDMVLLPKINEDAIIENLKKRYMDDYIFTCIGPVLVSVNPFKQMPYFGEKEVEIYQGAAPYENPPHIYGLADDMYRNMLIDNESQCVIISGESGAGKTVAAKYIMSYVARVSGGGRKVQRVKDVILESNPLLEAFGNAKTVRNNNSSRFGKYVEMQFGSGGQPNGGKISNFLLEKSRVTCHNPGERNFHIFYQLATGANQEMKSEFGLTDLDYYKYLSYGGNYKVDGTNDARDFQETLKALSVMDIKDIEMMDIFRLVAGILHVGNIQFAENGNYSQIADKQFLEFPAYLFGISADQLSHKLISREFESKWGSQSESLDVTLNVEQALYARDALAKDIYARLFDYLVKKVNSAMETNTDGYEIGILDIYGFEIFEKNGFEQFCINFVNEKLQQIFIELTLKAEQEEYVSENIRWTPIDYFNNAVVVELLEGKRPPGLFLVLDDVCATLHGGSTGADVDLKKKLAGAAKQHGHFQDISDGFVILHYAGAVSYSVDGFCDKNRDVLFLDLIELMQTSANSLVRELYPRDTSKTKTLKSRPTTAGSKIRSQASRLVGQLMKCTPHYIRCIKPNETKKPRDWDHLRIKHQVEYLGLKENIRVRRAGFAYRRTFAKFLHRYAILTKETWPRWPGEEKQGVEWILGSVHIDKSQYQLGRSKLFIKAPETLFMLEETRDRKYNMYARVIQKAFKKYFARKRQQQQKQEAANLLFGHKERRRASLNRNFVGDYIGLEGKSQTMSLLGRREKVFFAEVVKKYDRRFKVCRRDLILTGKYLYLIGREQIKKGPEKGKSVQVIKRKLAFNQISHVSLSTLQDNFIIIHTKEDYASLLESVFKTEFLSVLGKKYLEDIGHPLNVKFSNDLEFKVKKEGWAGGGTRHVKFTQTDYGDKEILKPFGKVLNVSIGPGLPNTAKPNSERSTLFVRSHNDSISRSIRSAPNRQCDLTSIIVGNNQAITANKPPIRPVAAVRSTTSAQATLNGKPNIPPNRPNVQPMQLQRDMRNGTNYPNKLRNPQTAVMGMFINPNAGPRGLLKFPPPPTEPPPPHEPTRFKLPTLNGENNAFGHHNKGMQTSQDVWNVKQTNDGLDRVRRKEDNTAYAVANRKLPPQKPAPPSLPKVKALYDYEPQDLDELGLKEGDIVEVLKEHEGGWWHGRLKGKTGLFPSNYVEKI; via the exons GTGTACCACTGGCAGAgtcaaaatgtcaaaatatccGGGGTGGACGACATGGTCCTCCTGCCCAAGATCAACGAGGACGCCATCATCGAGAATCTCAAAAAGAGATACATGGAcgattacatattt ACATGTATTGGACCCGTATTGGTATCGGTCAATCCGTTCAAGCAGATGCCGTATTTCGGAGAAAAGGAGGTTGAGATATATCAAGGCGCG gCGCCGTACGAAAATCCACCGCACATCTATGGATTGGCCGACGACATGTATAGAAACATGCTGATTGACAACGAAAGTCAATGCGTCATTATAAG CGGTGAATCTGGCGCTGGGAAAACGGTTGCCGCGAAATACATAATGTCCTATGTAGCAAGGGTGAGCGGTGGTGGCAGGAAGGTGCAGAGGGTAAAGGACGTGATTCTGGAATCAAACCCGCTTTTAGAAGCCTTTGGCAACGCGAAGACCGTGAGAAACAATAACAGCAGTAGATTT GGAAAATACGTTGAGATGCAGTTCGGTTCGGGTGGTCAGCCGAACGGGGgcaaaatttcgaattttctttTGGAAAAGTCAAGAGTAACTTGTCACAATCCCGGCGAGCgaaatttccatatattttatcagctGGCGACAGGCGCCAATCAGGAGATGAAAA GCGAATTCGGATTAACGGATctcgattattataaatatctgagTTATGGCGGCAATTATAAGGTAGACGGTACAAACGATGCGCGAGATTTCCAGGAAACTCTTAAAG CGTTGAGTGTTATGGATATAAAGGACATAGAGATGATGGATATATTCAGATTGGTAGCTGGAATACTTCATGTTGGAAATATACAATTTGCTGAGAACGGCAATTATTCGCAGATAGCTGATAAGCAAT ttcTCGAGTTTCCAGCCTATCTCTTTGGAATTTCCGCCGATCAGCTATCGCACAAGCTAATTTCTCGAGAATTCGAGTCAAAATGGGGTAGTCAATCTGAGAGCTTGGACGTAACACTAAATGTAGAACAGGCACTTTATGCCAGGGATGCCTTAGCAAAGGATATCTACGCCAGGCTTTTTGACTATCTGGTCAAG AAAGTTAATTCTGCCATGGAGACAAACACGGACGGATACGAAATCggaattttagatatatacgGTTTCGAGATCTTTGAGAAGAACGGCTTCGAGCAGTTTTGCATTAATttcgtgaatgaaaaattacagCAGATCTTCATCGAGCTCACGTTAAAGGCAGAGCAG GAGGAATACGTTTCCGAGAATATTAGATGGACGCCGATAGACTACTTTAATAATGCCGTTGTGGTAGAACTTCTCGAGGGTAAAAGGCCACCTGGTCTTTTTCTAGTATTAGATGACGTATGCGCAACGTTGCACGGTGGTAGCACAGGCGCCGACGTCGACTTGAAGAAG AAATTGGCAGGAGCGGCCAAACAGCACGGCCACTTCCAAGACATCAGCGATGGCTTCGTAATCCTGCATTACGCCGGTGCCGTGTCTTATTCCGTCGATGGATTTTGCGATAAGAACCGAGACGTCCTCTTCTTGGATCTGATCGAGTTGATGCAGACCAGCGCCAA TTCCCTGGTGCGTGAACTTTATCCGCGAGATACTAGCAAAACGAAGACTCTCAAGTCCAGACCAACCACCGCGGGCAGCAAAATCAGAAGTCAAGCCAGTCGCTTGGTCGGTCAATTGATGAAATGCACCCCTCATTACATTCGATGCATCAAGCCGAATGAGACGAAAAAACCGCGCGATTGGGATCATCTGAGGATCAAGCATCAg GTGGAATATTTAGgtctgaaagaaaatattcgagTACGCAGGGCTGGGTTCGCTTACAGAAGAACGTTTGCCAAGTTTCTACACAGATATGCGATTCTCACTAAAGAAACTTGGCCTCGTTGGCCCGGTGAAGAGAAACAGGGCGTAGAGTGGATATTAGGGAGCGTCCATATCGACAAATCACAATATCAGCTCGGCAGATCAAAACTCTTCATCAAGGCGCCTGAGACC CTCTTCATGTTGGAGGAAACTCGTGACCGGAAGTACAACATGTATGCGCGAGTCATACAGAAAGCTTTCAAAAAGTACTTTGCCCGGAAGAGACAACAACAACAGAAACAGGAAGCCGCTAATCTTCTCTTCGGTCATAAGGAACGGAGACGGGCAAGTCTGAATAGAAATTTCGTGGGTGATTACATAGGGTTGGAAGGCAAGTCACAGACAATGAGTCTACTTGGAAGACGGGAAAAAGTATTCTTTGCCGAGGTCGTGAAGAAATACGACAGAAGATTCAAG GTGTGCAGAAGAGATCTCATCCTCACCGGAaagtatctttatttaatcggTCGAGAGCAAATAAAGAAAGGTCCCGAAAAGGGTAAATCTGTGCAAGTTATTAAAAGAAAGCTCGCATTTAATCAAATTAGCCACGTATCGCTAAGCACGTTGCAA gataatttcataattattcataCGAAGGAGGATTACGCCAGCTTATTAGAATCAGTATTCAAGACGGAATTCCTATCTGTTCTTGGCAAAAAATATCTCGAGGACATTGGCCATCCTCTGAATGTTAAATTTAGCAACGA CTTGGAATTTAAAGTGAAGAAGGAAGGTTGGGCTGGCGGTGGAACAAGGCATGTAAAATTCACGCAGACCGATTACGGTGATaaggaaattttaaaacctTTCGGCAAAGTTCTCAACGTCAGTATCGGTCCAGGATTACCAAACACAGCAA AGCCTAATTCGGAGCGATCAACATTGTTTGTTCGTTCACACAATGATAGCATTTCGAGATCGATTCGTTCGGCACCGAACCGGCAGTGCGATTTAACTTCAATTATAGTTGGGAATAATCAGGCGATTACGGCAAATAAACCTCCTATTCGTCCGGTAGCAGCTGTAAGATCTACGACTTCTGCACAAGCTACTTTAAACGGTAAACCAAACATTCCACCGAATCGTCCGAATGTTCAACCTATGCAGCTTCAGAGGGATATGAGAAACGGAACAAACTATCCCAACAAACTACGGAATCCGCAGACTGCCGTGATGGGCATGTTTATCAATCCCAATGCTGGACCGCGTG GGTTGCTCAAATTTCCTCCACCACCTACGGAGCCGCCGCCACCGCACGAACCTACAAGATTCAAGTTACCCACCCTCAACGGCGAAAATAACGCTTTCGGTCACCATAATAAAGGAATGCAAACATCCCAGGACGTTTGGAACGTCAAACAAACCAACGATGGGCTAGATCGCGTAAGAAGAAAGGAGGATAATACCGCGTACGCGGTAGCTAATAGAAAACTACCTCCCCAAAAACCGGCACCACCGAGTTTGCCAAAAGTCAAAGCCTTATACGATTACGAACCGCAAGATCTCGACGAGTTAGGTCTCAAGGAAGGCGACATCGTAGAAGTACTCAAAGAAC atgaAGGTGGTTGGTGGCATGGAAGATTGAAAGGGAAAACCGGTCTTTTTCCTTCAAActatgttgaaaaaatataa